In the Streptomyces sp. NBC_00193 genome, AGCCGCCGTTGCCCGTGGCGCAGGAGCCCTTCGGGGTCGTGGCGGCGGCCGGGGCCGGGGCGGAGCAGCCCGTGGTGGCGGCTTCGGCGCAGGTGTTGCCCGCGCAGGAGCGGCAGGCGTTCATCTCGCAGCCGCGGCAGGCGGAGGCGGGGGCGTTGCAGCCGCGGCAGGCGCTGACCGCGCAGGTGGCGCAGGCCGCGCCGGCGACGTCGCAGGAGGTGCAGGCGTTCATCTCGCACGCGGTGCAGGCCGACGCGGGGGCCGTGCAGCCCCGGCAGGCGCTGACGCCGCAGGACGCGCAGAGCTGCGTACCGCTGCCGCACCCGCCCCGCTCGGTGCGCTCGCCGCGGTCGCAGGCACGGGCGCCGCGGGCGCTCGGGGCGGTCCGGCCGTCGCGGCGGAGCGTGCCGATCTCGGCGACCGGCCGCCCGACCTCGCCCGCGCGGGTCGCGAGGCCCGCCAGGCCCGCCAGGCCCGCCAGGCCCGTCAGGACCGCCGCCGCCCCGGCACCGCCGCCGCCAGCGCGGCGAAGAGCACCACGACCAGACCGAGCGCCGCCAGGCCCAGCGCCGCCAGGTGGACGATGGTGATCCACAGCGCCGGCTTGCCGTACGCCCGGTCGCCCAGGGCGCGGGCCTCGCCCTTGTACGTCGGCCCGTCCGGGCCACCGCGGTCGATCTCGTCCGCGTACGCGTACAGCGTGCCGGCCCGGACCTTCCCGTCGGCGGTCCTCCACTCCACACCCTCGCACGTGGCGCTGGCGCGCCCCGAACCGCCGCCGCGGCCCACGACGACCATCGACCCGCAGTTGCTCCGGAGTTGGACCGTGACCGGATCGGCGAAGGCGTAGGCGGCGCCCCAGCCGGCGGGCTGCTGGGAGGCCATCCCGACGAAGAAGAACGCGGCGATGCCGATCCCGGTGAGGACCAGGCCCAAGGTTGCCCGGTTCTTGAACCTCTGCGCGCGCGTTGCGACCGCCACAACTCCCCCAAATGGTGTGTTCATGCCAAGTCCGATGCTCCGCATGGCTGAATTCCACCCTGCGTGTCGCGCGTTTGTACCGCACCCGCGGCCACCCCGACAAGGTGGCCCGGGGCCAGGAAAGCTGAGCTGTGCGGTCAGCGACGTTCCTACCGGTCGGTCACTACCTTCTCCTCACCTACCACCCCCACCCGGACCCTTGGGAGAGCCGCCCCATGCGCATCCGAAGCTCAGCACTCGCCGCAGTGGCCGCCCTGGCCCTCTCGGCCGCGATCCCCGGCACGGCCGACGCCGCCCAGGAGAGCATCACCACCTCCGAGGCCGCGGAGACCGCCGCCCGCCCCGGCGACATCGTCAGCAGCGCGCCGTCCGCGTTCCACCCGCTGCCCGGCCAGCCCACCAACACCAGGGCCTGGAAGATCCACTACAACTCCACGACCGCCGACGGAGCCCCCAACGTCGTCTCCGGCACCGTCATCGTCCCGCAGGACGGCCGCACCGGCCCACGCCCCCTGATCACCTACGCCGTCGGCACCGTCGGCCTGGGCGACTCCTGCGCCCCGAGCAACAACCTCCCGTACGGCACCGCCATGGAGGCCAACCTCATCCAGCAGCTCACCCTGCGCGGCTGGGCCGTCGTCGTCACCGACTACGAGGGCCTCGGCACCCCCGGCGTGCACACCTACACCGTCGGCCCCTCCGCCGGCCACGCCGTCCTCGACGCCGCCCGCGCCGCCACCCGCCTCCCCGAAGCCGGGCTGTCGGCCACGACGCCCGTCGGCATCATGGGGTACTCCCAGGGCGGCCAGGCCAGCAGCTGGGCCGCCGAGCTGCAGGGCTCGTACG is a window encoding:
- a CDS encoding lipase family protein codes for the protein MRIRSSALAAVAALALSAAIPGTADAAQESITTSEAAETAARPGDIVSSAPSAFHPLPGQPTNTRAWKIHYNSTTADGAPNVVSGTVIVPQDGRTGPRPLITYAVGTVGLGDSCAPSNNLPYGTAMEANLIQQLTLRGWAVVVTDYEGLGTPGVHTYTVGPSAGHAVLDAARAATRLPEAGLSATTPVGIMGYSQGGQASSWAAELQGSYAPELQVKGTATGGVPADLLKVADFNNGSYGSGLIFMAAAGQDAAFPELKLDSYLNPAGKVLVGAMKDNCVAIDAIAGSFKRISDLTTRNPLAQPDWQARLNQSKLGRTAPAAPVFQYHALGDELIPYAVGSRLRSDWCARGANLEFDTIWIGEHVSGVITQSPAAANWLADRFAGRSSHPNC